The proteins below come from a single Pseudomonas chlororaphis genomic window:
- a CDS encoding lipoprotein LppL, protein MKRLISSLAALVAVACLVTACGQKGPLYLPDESKSPEEQAKSSQSKSHAHDTHTTTY, encoded by the coding sequence ATGAAGCGCCTGATCTCTTCCCTTGCTGCGCTCGTCGCGGTTGCCTGCCTTGTAACAGCTTGTGGTCAAAAAGGTCCGCTGTACCTGCCTGACGAGAGCAAGTCCCCTGAAGAGCAGGCCAAGTCGTCGCAGTCCAAGTCCCACGCGCACGACACCCACACCACCACTTACTAA
- a CDS encoding frataxin has protein sequence MSLTEARFHDLVDATQQTLEDVFDDSELDIDLESSAGVLTVKFENGSQLIFSRQEPLRQLWLAAVSGGFHFDYDEESERWMCDKSEEQLGEMLERIVEAQAGVKLDFEGL, from the coding sequence ATGAGTTTGACTGAAGCCCGTTTCCACGATCTGGTCGATGCGACCCAGCAAACGCTGGAAGATGTGTTCGACGACAGCGAGTTGGACATCGACCTGGAAAGCTCCGCCGGTGTGCTCACCGTGAAGTTCGAGAACGGCAGCCAGTTGATCTTCAGTCGCCAGGAGCCGTTGCGCCAGTTGTGGCTGGCGGCGGTGTCCGGCGGCTTCCACTTCGACTACGACGAGGAAAGCGAGCGCTGGATGTGCGACAAGAGCGAGGAGCAGCTGGGTGAGATGCTCGAACGCATTGTCGAGGCGCAGGCTGGGGTGAAGCTCGATTTCGAAGGCCTCTGA
- a CDS encoding DNA mismatch repair protein MutT, which translates to MSQTAAARPPKPLYSNVSPAVPSPCTSVCKLDEQKVCLGCFRHVEDIREWRSADDARRRVICAEAARRKSQV; encoded by the coding sequence GTGAGCCAGACCGCTGCGGCGCGCCCGCCCAAGCCGCTCTACAGCAACGTCAGCCCTGCCGTGCCATCGCCGTGCACCAGCGTGTGCAAGCTGGACGAGCAGAAAGTCTGTCTCGGCTGTTTCCGCCATGTGGAGGATATCCGTGAATGGCGCTCGGCCGACGACGCGCGCCGGCGGGTGATCTGTGCCGAGGCGGCCAGACGCAAATCCCAAGTGTAA
- a CDS encoding nucleoside diphosphate kinase regulator — MTAPAITLTRLDVQRLERLIDSLDDTLPGVIALQTELDRAEALVGHDEVPADVVTMNSRVHCREESSGKDYHLTLVYPQDANADEGKISILAPVGSALLGLKVGQHIDWPAPGGKTLKLTLLDVEYQPEAGGDFHL, encoded by the coding sequence ATGACCGCACCTGCCATCACCCTTACCCGCCTGGACGTACAGCGTCTGGAGCGCCTGATCGACAGCCTTGATGACACCTTGCCCGGCGTCATCGCGTTGCAGACCGAACTGGATCGCGCCGAGGCCCTGGTGGGCCACGATGAAGTGCCGGCCGATGTCGTGACCATGAATTCGCGGGTGCACTGCCGTGAAGAGAGCAGTGGCAAGGACTATCACCTGACGCTGGTCTACCCACAGGACGCCAATGCCGACGAAGGCAAGATCTCGATCCTGGCGCCCGTGGGCAGCGCCTTGCTGGGCCTGAAGGTCGGCCAGCACATCGACTGGCCGGCGCCGGGTGGCAAGACGCTGAAGTTGACCTTGCTGGACGTCGAATACCAGCCCGAGGCCGGCGGTGACTTCCACCTCTGA
- a CDS encoding adenylate cyclase: MTRNHEIRPDLDEGIDRKVLSQLRARFLKLNSVRMERALEGLSPRQQGVLTLLPLFFHVNHPLLPGYVSGSTPAGLSNYEPDANVLAEAQRLTRSFSYKPRHGSNPPRPIHGLFLMGSLGTLAQADQSDMDVWVCHGPDLSDDELAELRKKCQLLEAWAATQGAEAHFFLIDPVRFVRGERDNQLSSDDCGTTQHYLLLDEFYRTAIWLAGRTPIWWLVPVYEEDNYEQYTHTLLSKRFIRADETLDLGHMAYIPPGEFIGAGLWQLFKGIESPYKSVLKLLLTEVYASEHPDVRCLSLRFKQAVFANRLDLEELDPYMVVYRRLEEYLNARGEPERLELIRRALYLKVNRKLTGQVRSGGWQRVLLERLAREWGWDQRQLALLDSRSQWKVRQVSHERRALVNELTHSYRFLSQFARTEKTVSLINKRDLNVLGRRLYAAFERKADKVEFINPGIAPDLAEDTLTLVQSPNKKEPGQNQWGLYNGSLNALEWENFAPIKRSRELLELLTWCHRNGVIDSSTRLALHPGSSDLSEFELFNLLGSLQQSIALPLATVDEERLLRASVPSEVLILVNVGVDPLKHHRDLNILMTTERTDSLSYAGVRENLVLTLDQVTLNSWNEVLVNRFDGEHALLDCLRDYLNDLPATQNQPRLQVRCFCHNRAQFIARRVEEVFETAQTLLLSRLNYRYLLQVQQHYHVLELLPGQVNHVALGSQSALMDYLGEELSAYSPLHLDSMALEDHDLALVLPMGQPECIQVFYRVNDDDADLYVLDELNALWQQRLPYHDEHSLLVPLQRFLQSVLYRRDALLPIEAAQPLPLETLYYQLLPSGPGRARRIESRQAPQTPQNKPFYDVQAIIGKATHGQVHVTLYCDQQEFSELEHGDQLFRVVAREIVEQRREAQRYRCYITDLDLSGLVGDGACSSNLYLRYKADLERALNEALALV, from the coding sequence ATGACCCGCAACCATGAAATACGCCCTGATCTGGACGAGGGAATCGACCGCAAGGTCCTGAGCCAGTTGCGCGCACGTTTTCTCAAGCTCAACAGCGTCCGGATGGAGCGCGCCCTGGAAGGCCTGTCCCCGCGCCAGCAAGGCGTGCTGACGCTGTTGCCACTGTTCTTCCACGTCAACCATCCGCTGCTGCCTGGCTACGTCTCCGGCAGCACGCCCGCGGGGCTGTCGAATTACGAACCCGATGCCAACGTGCTCGCAGAGGCCCAGCGCCTGACCCGTTCGTTTTCCTACAAGCCGCGCCACGGCAGCAATCCGCCGCGACCGATCCATGGATTGTTCCTGATGGGCAGCCTGGGCACCCTGGCCCAGGCCGACCAGAGCGACATGGACGTGTGGGTCTGCCACGGCCCGGACTTGAGCGACGACGAACTGGCCGAGCTGCGCAAGAAATGCCAGTTGCTGGAAGCCTGGGCCGCGACCCAGGGCGCCGAGGCGCACTTTTTCCTGATCGACCCGGTGCGCTTCGTGCGCGGCGAGCGCGACAACCAGCTCAGCTCCGACGACTGCGGCACGACCCAGCATTACCTGCTGCTGGACGAGTTCTACCGCACCGCGATCTGGCTGGCCGGGCGCACGCCCATCTGGTGGCTGGTGCCGGTCTACGAGGAAGACAACTATGAGCAATACACCCATACGTTGCTTTCCAAGCGTTTCATTCGCGCCGACGAGACCCTGGACCTGGGCCATATGGCCTACATCCCACCGGGAGAGTTCATCGGGGCCGGGCTCTGGCAGTTGTTCAAGGGCATCGAATCACCCTACAAGTCTGTGCTCAAGCTGCTGCTGACCGAGGTGTACGCCAGCGAACACCCGGATGTGCGCTGCCTGAGCCTGCGCTTCAAGCAGGCGGTGTTTGCCAACCGCCTGGACCTGGAAGAGCTGGACCCCTACATGGTGGTCTACCGCCGCCTCGAGGAATACCTCAATGCCCGTGGCGAACCCGAACGCCTGGAGCTGATCCGCCGGGCGTTGTATCTGAAGGTCAATCGCAAACTCACCGGCCAGGTACGCAGCGGCGGCTGGCAACGGGTGCTGCTCGAGCGCCTGGCTCGGGAATGGGGCTGGGACCAGCGGCAACTGGCGCTGCTGGACAGCCGCAGCCAATGGAAAGTGCGCCAGGTCAGCCATGAGCGGCGGGCCCTGGTCAACGAGCTGACCCACAGCTACCGCTTCCTGTCCCAGTTCGCCCGCACCGAAAAGACCGTCAGCCTGATCAACAAGCGCGATCTCAATGTCCTTGGGCGACGGCTGTACGCGGCGTTCGAGCGCAAGGCCGACAAGGTCGAGTTCATCAACCCCGGCATCGCCCCGGACCTGGCCGAAGACACCCTGACGCTGGTCCAGTCGCCGAACAAGAAAGAGCCTGGGCAAAACCAGTGGGGCTTGTACAACGGCAGCCTCAACGCCCTGGAGTGGGAGAACTTCGCGCCGATCAAGCGCAGCCGCGAGCTGCTGGAGCTGTTGACCTGGTGCCATCGCAACGGCGTGATCGACAGCAGCACGCGCCTGGCCTTGCACCCCGGTAGCAGCGACCTGAGCGAGTTCGAGCTGTTCAACTTGCTGGGCAGCCTGCAACAGTCCATCGCCCTGCCTCTGGCCACGGTCGACGAAGAGCGACTGCTGCGCGCCAGCGTACCCAGCGAAGTGCTGATCCTGGTAAACGTCGGCGTCGATCCGCTCAAGCACCACCGCGACCTGAATATCCTGATGACCACCGAGCGCACCGACTCCCTGAGTTACGCCGGGGTCCGGGAAAACCTGGTGCTGACCCTCGACCAGGTCACGCTCAACAGCTGGAATGAAGTGCTGGTCAACCGTTTCGACGGCGAGCATGCGTTGCTCGATTGCTTGCGCGACTACCTCAACGACCTGCCCGCCACGCAAAACCAGCCGCGCTTGCAGGTGCGCTGCTTCTGCCACAACCGTGCCCAGTTCATTGCCCGCCGGGTCGAAGAGGTCTTCGAAACCGCGCAGACCCTGCTGCTGAGCCGGCTCAACTACCGCTACCTGCTTCAGGTCCAGCAGCACTATCACGTGCTGGAATTGCTGCCCGGCCAGGTCAATCACGTGGCGCTGGGCAGCCAGTCGGCGCTGATGGATTACCTGGGCGAGGAACTGAGCGCCTACAGTCCGCTGCACCTGGACTCGATGGCCCTGGAAGACCACGACCTGGCGCTGGTCCTGCCCATGGGGCAGCCCGAGTGCATCCAGGTGTTCTACCGGGTCAACGACGACGATGCCGATCTGTACGTGCTCGATGAGCTCAATGCCCTGTGGCAGCAACGCTTGCCGTATCACGATGAGCACAGCCTGCTGGTGCCTTTGCAGCGCTTCCTGCAATCGGTGCTGTACCGCCGCGACGCGCTGCTGCCGATCGAGGCCGCCCAACCGCTGCCCCTGGAAACCCTGTACTACCAGCTCCTGCCGTCAGGCCCAGGCCGGGCGCGGCGGATCGAATCGCGGCAAGCGCCGCAGACACCGCAGAACAAACCGTTCTATGACGTGCAGGCAATCATCGGCAAGGCGACCCACGGGCAGGTGCACGTGACGCTGTATTGCGACCAGCAGGAATTTTCCGAATTGGAGCATGGCGACCAGCTGTTTCGCGTGGTCGCCCGGGAAATCGTCGAGCAGCGCCGCGAGGCCCAGCGCTATCGCTGCTACATCACCGACCTGGACCTCTCGGGGCTGGTGGGTGACGGCGCCTGTTCAAGCAACCTGTACCTGCGCTACAAGGCCGACCTCGAACGCGCGCTGAACGAGGCGCTGGCCCTGGTCTGA
- a CDS encoding DNA-binding protein codes for MSLTPELVAELEILALFNLDSSQEGLKIHQTAAPKAIAAAQRLYEKELITQPDGGYLTSLGRDAAQNVQTVLTILSVQEAA; via the coding sequence ATGTCGCTTACCCCTGAGTTGGTTGCCGAACTGGAAATCCTTGCACTCTTCAACCTGGACAGTTCCCAGGAAGGCCTGAAAATTCATCAGACCGCTGCCCCCAAGGCCATTGCCGCCGCCCAACGCCTGTATGAAAAAGAACTGATCACCCAACCCGACGGTGGTTACCTGACCAGCCTGGGTCGGGACGCCGCGCAGAATGTCCAAACCGTCCTGACGATTCTCAGCGTCCAAGAAGCCGCCTGA
- a CDS encoding glutathione S-transferase, with product MLELYGFCVSNYYNMVKLALLEKGVPFQEVSFYGSQAPEVVAISPRGKVPVLKTERGFISETSVILEYIEQTQQGKALLPSDPYERAQILALCREIELYIELPARACYAEAFFGMSVADAVKEKAKAELLLGFASLGRHGKFSPYVAGDSLSIADLYFLYSVSPALQVGKKLFDIDLLAELPAAQALMERLGQNPHVQRIAADRDAGMPEFLAKVAAKK from the coding sequence ATGCTCGAGCTTTATGGTTTCTGCGTCAGCAATTACTACAACATGGTCAAGCTGGCACTGCTGGAGAAGGGCGTGCCCTTCCAGGAAGTGTCGTTCTACGGCAGTCAGGCCCCCGAAGTGGTTGCCATCAGCCCGCGCGGCAAGGTGCCGGTGCTCAAGACCGAGCGAGGTTTCATCAGCGAGACCAGCGTGATCCTCGAATACATCGAGCAAACCCAGCAGGGCAAGGCCCTGCTGCCCAGCGATCCGTACGAGCGCGCCCAGATATTGGCCCTGTGCAGGGAGATCGAGCTGTACATCGAACTGCCCGCCCGGGCCTGCTATGCCGAGGCCTTCTTCGGCATGTCGGTGGCCGATGCGGTCAAGGAAAAGGCCAAGGCCGAACTGCTGCTGGGGTTCGCTTCGCTGGGCAGGCACGGCAAATTCTCGCCCTATGTCGCGGGCGACAGCCTGAGCATTGCCGATCTGTATTTTCTCTACAGTGTTTCGCCCGCCTTACAGGTGGGCAAGAAGTTGTTCGATATTGACCTGCTGGCCGAACTGCCCGCGGCCCAGGCGTTGATGGAGCGCTTGGGGCAAAATCCGCACGTGCAGCGCATCGCCGCGGACAGGGACGCGGGGATGCCGGAGTTTTTGGCGAAGGTCGCCGCCAAGAAGTGA
- a CDS encoding argininosuccinate lyase — protein sequence MSTDKTNQSWGGRFSEPVDAFVARFTASVNFDQRLYRHDIMGSIAHATMLAKVGVLTDAERDSIIDGLKTIQAEIEAGQFDWRVDLEDVHMNIEARLTDRIGVTGKKLHTGRSRNDQVATDIRLWLRDEIDLILAEITRLQKGLLEQAEREAESIMPGFTHLQTAQPVTFGHHMLAWFEMLSRDYERLVDCRKRTNRMPLGSAALAGTTYPIDRAYTAQLLGFDAVGGNSLDNVSDRDFAIEFCAAASIAMMHLSRFSEELVLWTSAQFQFIDLPDRFCTGSSIMPQKKNPDVPELVRGKSGRVFGALMGLLTLMKGQPLAYNKDNQEDKEPLFDAADTLRDSLRAFADMIPAIKPKHAVMREAALRGFSTATDLADYLVRRGLPFRDCHEIVGHAVKYGVDSGKDLAEMSLDELRRFSDQIEQDVFAVLTLEGSVNARDHIGGTAPAQVKAAVVRGQALLASR from the coding sequence ATGAGCACTGACAAGACCAATCAGTCCTGGGGCGGCCGCTTCAGTGAACCCGTCGACGCCTTCGTCGCCCGCTTCACCGCCTCCGTCAACTTCGACCAGCGCCTGTATCGCCACGACATCATGGGCTCGATCGCCCACGCCACCATGCTGGCCAAGGTCGGCGTGCTGACCGATGCCGAGCGCGACAGCATCATCGACGGCCTCAAGACCATCCAGGCTGAAATCGAGGCCGGCCAGTTCGACTGGCGCGTCGACCTCGAAGACGTGCACATGAACATCGAAGCGCGCCTGACCGATCGCATCGGCGTGACCGGCAAGAAGCTGCACACCGGCCGCAGCCGCAACGACCAGGTCGCCACCGACATCCGCCTGTGGCTGCGCGACGAGATCGACCTGATCCTGGCCGAAATCACCCGCCTGCAAAAAGGCTTGCTGGAGCAGGCCGAACGCGAGGCCGAAAGCATCATGCCGGGCTTCACGCACCTGCAGACCGCGCAACCGGTGACCTTCGGGCACCACATGCTGGCCTGGTTCGAAATGCTCAGCCGCGATTACGAACGCCTGGTCGACTGCCGCAAGCGCACCAACCGCATGCCCCTGGGCAGCGCCGCGCTGGCCGGTACCACCTACCCGATCGACCGCGCCTACACCGCCCAACTGCTGGGCTTCGACGCCGTGGGCGGCAACTCGCTGGATAACGTCTCGGACCGCGATTTCGCCATCGAATTCTGCGCCGCCGCGAGCATCGCGATGATGCACCTGTCGCGTTTCTCCGAAGAGCTGGTGCTGTGGACCAGCGCGCAGTTCCAGTTCATCGACCTGCCCGACCGCTTCTGCACCGGCAGCTCGATCATGCCGCAAAAGAAAAACCCCGACGTCCCGGAGCTGGTGCGGGGCAAGAGCGGTCGGGTGTTCGGCGCGCTGATGGGCCTGTTGACCCTGATGAAAGGCCAACCGCTGGCTTACAACAAGGACAATCAGGAAGACAAGGAACCGCTGTTCGACGCCGCCGATACCCTGCGCGACTCGTTGCGGGCCTTCGCCGACATGATCCCGGCCATCAAGCCCAAGCATGCGGTGATGCGCGAAGCGGCCCTGCGTGGTTTCTCCACCGCCACCGACTTGGCCGACTACCTGGTGCGCCGTGGCCTGCCCTTCCGCGACTGCCATGAAATCGTCGGTCACGCCGTCAAGTACGGGGTGGACAGCGGCAAGGACCTGGCGGAGATGAGCCTGGACGAACTGCGCCGCTTCAGCGACCAGATCGAACAGGACGTGTTCGCGGTGCTGACCCTCGAAGGCTCGGTCAATGCCCGGGACCACATCGGCGGCACCGCGCCGGCGCAGGTCAAGGCAGCGGTCGTGCGCGGCCAGGCGTTGCTCGCCAGCCGCTAA